A single region of the Brassica rapa cultivar Chiifu-401-42 chromosome A03, CAAS_Brap_v3.01, whole genome shotgun sequence genome encodes:
- the LOC103858322 gene encoding casparian strip membrane protein 3, with amino-acid sequence MDIEKAGSRREEEEPIVQKPKLDKGKGKAHVFAPPMNYSRIMEKHKQEKVSMPGWKRGVAIVDFVLRLIAAITAMAAAAKMATTEETLPFFTQFLQFSADYTDLPTLSSFVVVNSIVGGYLTLSLPFSIVCILRPLAVPPRLFLVLCDTAMMGLTMIAASASAAIVYLAHNGNSSSNWLPVCQQFGDFCQGTSGAVVASFIAAALLMVLVILSAFALKRST; translated from the exons ATGGATATCGAAAAGGCAGGGagcagaagagaagaagaagaacccattGTCCAAAAGCCAAAGCTAGACAAAGGAAAAGGCAAAGCTCATGTGTTTGCTCCTCCCATGAACTACAGTCGAATTATGGAAAAACATAAGCAAGAAAAGGTGAGCATGCCTGGGTGGAAAAGAGGCGTGGCTATCGTCGATTTTGTTCTTAGACTCATTGCAGCCATCACGGCCATGGCCGCTGCAGCAAAGATGGCAACCACGGAAGAGACTCTCCCTTTCTTTACTCAGTTTTTGCAGTTCAGTGCTGACTACACCGATCTACCAACGCTTTC ATCTTTTGTTGTAGTAAACTCAATCGTGGGCGGCTACCTAACCCTATCATTGCCTTTTTCCATTGTCTGTATCCTCCGGCCTCTCGCAGTGCCACCTAGGCTCTTCCTCGTCTTATGTGACACG GCGATGATGGGCCTCACTATGATAGCGGCATCTGCTTCTGCAGCCATAGTTTATTTGGCGCACAATGGGAATTCAAGCTCGAACTGGCTTCCCGTTTGCCAGCAGTTCGGTGACTTTTGCCAAGGAACCAGCGGCGCCGTGGTGGCTTCCTTCATTGCAGCAGCTCTTCTCATGGTCCTCGTCATTCTCTCTGCGTTTGCTCTCAAGAGATCGACGTGA
- the LOC103858323 gene encoding small RNA-binding protein 11, chloroplastic codes for MLNHLLYRSHTPSLLFSRAFSSSSSSSSTLFVKGISFSSTEETLTQAFSQYGRVLGVDVLMDEVRCRPKGFAYVTFSSKEEAAKALLELNGQLVDGRVVILDTTKAVKQNRPDSKPKHAVEEVPNSQHVVTSES; via the exons ATGCTGAATCATTTGCTCTATCGCTCTCACACCCCTTCTCTCCTCTTCTCCAGagccttctcctcctcctcctcctcctcctctacgCTTTTCGTCAAAG GGATATCTTTCTCAAGCACAGAAGAAACATTAACGCAAGCATTTTCTCAATATGGTCGAGTCCTTGGAG TGGATGTGTTAATGGACGAAGTCAGGTGTAGGCCAAAAGGGTTTGCTTATGTCACATTCTCTTCTAAAGAAGAAGCCGCAAAAGCTTTATTAGAACTAAACGGACAG TTGGTAGACGGGAGGGTTGTGATCCTCGACACAACGAAAGCGGTCAAACAGAATCGACCAGACAGCAAGCCGAAGCATGCAG TTGAAGAGGTTCCGAACAGCCAACACGTGGTTACTTCAGAAAGTTAG
- the LOC103858325 gene encoding F-box protein At2g27310 — protein MASVECSIGDSISTLHPDIIQTQILTRLDGPTLASTASTSSYLQTLCYEQKLWREISTATWPCINDSRVVQAISSFPSGYRSFFADSYSSTEYTWESEKQDTPTTGLISAVDLYYRGELIYSKVQEMETENGKAGWFLSAPFRVDLLDEKESVQTQILYPGGDYEAWVRNMEESMELNWIVIDPVKKRAANISSRKAVSAKRNWLTGDLEIRFSTVVAEAAGKKNAAEVAVVVSCGSAETWKEVDEEVGGEVHVRDVRLQLEDIEGKCLKGRDSLVILQGMLEGKRCCKDGGGGGRGKGRYEEYMAMKTHMREKKERREKAQDTICMIFGFSLFVLLWSFILLGKMLIRKL, from the coding sequence ATGGCATCCGTCGAATGCAGCATCGGTGATTCAATCTCAACACTTCATCCTGACATCATCCAAACCCAAATCTTGACCCGTCTGGACGGTCCGACGCTAGCCTCCACCGCGTCAACTTCCTCTTATCTCCAAACTCTCTGCTATGAGCAGAAACTCTGGCGGGAAATCTCCACTGCCACGTGGCCTTGCATCAACGATTCACGTGTGGTTCAAGCTATCTCCTCCTTCCCTTCTGGTTACCGTTCCTTCTTCGCTGACTCGTACTCGTCCACTGAATACACGTGGGAGTCGGAGAAACAAGATACACCGACCACGGGACTAATCTCAGCCGTTGACCTTTATTATAGAGGAGAGTTAATCTACTCCAAGGTTCAAGAGATGGAAACAGAGAACGGTAAAGCAGGATGGTTCTTGTCGGCTCCGTTTCGAGTTGATTTACTTGACGAGAAAGAATCGGTTCAGACCCAGATACTATATCCGGGTGGGGATTACGAAGCGTGGGTGAGAAACATGGAAGAGAGCATGGAGCTTAACTGGATAGTGATCGACCCGGTCAAGAAACGTGCGGCGAATATATCTAGCAGAAAGGCTGTGTCGGCGAAGCGGAACTGGTTAACCGGAGATTTAGAGATAAGGTTTTCAACGGTTGTGGCGGAGGCGGCTGGGAAGAAAAATGCGGCGGAGGTTGCGGTGGTTGTGTCGTGTGGATCGGCGGAGACGTGGAAGGAGGTGGACGAGGAAGTGGGAGGAGAAGTGCACGTGAGGGACGTGCGGTTGCAACTAGAGGACATTGAGGGGAAATGTTTAAAAGGGAGGGATAGTTTGGTAATTTTACAAGGGATGTTGGAAGGGAAGAGATGTTGTAAAGATGGTGGTGGCGGAGGAAGAGGTAAAGGAAGGTATGAGGAATACATGGCGATGAAGACACATatgagagagaagaaagagaggagGGAGAAAGCTCAAGACACGATTTGTATGATCTTTGGCTTCTCTTTGTTTGTGCTTTTGTGGAGTTTTATTTTGTTAGGTAAAATGCTAATAAGGAAATTATGA
- the LOC103858326 gene encoding armadillo repeat-containing protein 7 yields the protein MFTNNQRQEERTGKTGTPRLQYLQELVSQFQNATDEHTKERIVANLANFSYDPYNYTILRQLNVLELFIDCITEPNEKLVEFGIGGICNACAEPKNAATIVEADGIPLIIKCLSSPVRNTVNYALGALYYICDYNRATREMILRAEVLDLIERYAAAETVCVSFSNLAKAFLDKHAHAIT from the exons atgtTTACTAATAATCAAAGACAAGAAGAACGTACTGGCAAAACTGGAACACCAAGGCTTCAATATCTACAG GAGCTTGTGAGTCAGTTTCAGAATGCAACTGATGAAC ATACTAAGGAGAGAATTGTAGCAAATTTGGCCAACTTTTCCTATGATCCTTACAACTACACTATCTTACGTCAG CTAAATGTCTTGGAACTATTCATAGACTGTATAACAGAGCCAAATGAGAAGCTTGTCGAATTCGGGATAGGAGGAATATGCAACGCTTGTGCtg AGCCAAAGAATGCTGCTACCATTGTTGAGGCTGATGGAATTCCTCTTATAATCAAATGTTTATCAAGCCCTGTCCGGAACACT GTGAATTACGCGCTGGGGGCTTTGTATTACATTTGCGACTATAACAGAGCAACAAGGGAGATGATTCTGAGAGCGGAAGTACTGGATCTCATCGAGAGGTATGCAGCAGCTGAGACGGTCTGTGTAAGCTTTAGTAACCTGGCTAAGGCGTTTCTTGACAAGCATGCTCATGCAATCACATGA
- the LOC103858327 gene encoding NDR1/HIN1-like protein 10: MQQDSNSRPASGYPYPYDPPQQSNANGYQNHYYAPHHNPRAILIRRLFIASMVLLLILGLILVLYFGLVSPQLPYAYVNSLSLSNFNVSNNHLTGNWDLQVRFQNPNSKMSLYYNAVVCTLYYNRDSLSETRLQPFDQGKKDETPINATLSVSRTYVDARLADSIGKERAAEGSVEFDLRMTSSVTFRYGVYRRRRYVTVYCYDVAVGVPANSSSGKMVGSAKRCKSF; this comes from the coding sequence ATGCAGCAAGACTCGAATTCTAGACCCGCCAGTGGATATCCATACCCGTATGATCCACCTCAACAATCCAACGCCAACGGTTACCAAAACCATTACTACGCGCCGCATCATAATCCACGCGCCATCCTAATCCGCCGCCTCTTCATCGCCTCCATGGTCCTTCTCCTCATCTTAGGACTCATCCTCGTCCTCTACTTCGGCCTCGTCAGTCCCCAATTACCATACGCTTACGTcaactctctctccctctccaaCTTCAACGTCTCCAACAATCATCTCACTGGAAACTGGGACCTCCAGGTCCGGTTCCAAAACCCTAACTCAAAGATGTCGCTTTACTACAACGCTGTCGTCTGCACTCTCTATTACAACAGAGATTCTCTGTCTGAAACTCGATTACAGCCGTTCGATCAAGGGAAGAAAGATGAGACTCCCATCAACGCTACGCTCTCTGTCTCCCGGACTTACGTTGACGCTCGGTTGGCTGATTCTATCGGGAAAGAGAGAGCGGCTGAAGGAAGCGTAGAGTTCGATTTGAGGATGACTTCTTCGGTTACTTTCCGGTATGGAGTGTATCGGCGGAGGAGGTACGTTACGGTTTACTGCTATGACGTGGCGGTTGGTGTTCCCGCGAATAGTAGCTCAGGGAAGATGGTTGGTTCCGCTAAGAGATGCAAATCTTTTTGA